The Immundisolibacter cernigliae genome has a window encoding:
- a CDS encoding DUF2126 domain-containing protein encodes MAIRVALEHHTEYRFDRPVDIHPHVLRLRPAPHSRTPISAYSLRIEPAEHFINWQQDPFGNYLARLVFPKPARKLSITVEVIADLATINPFDFFVEEYAEKYPFTYAPALHTELLPYLLVTEKGPLLGAWLASFDRTPRPINDFLVDLNQRLQRDIAYSVRMEPGVQTCEQTLERGIGSCRDTGWLLVQILRHLGLAARFVSGYLVQLTADIKSLDGPSGPEQDFTDLHAWAEVYVPGAGWLGLDPTSGLFAGEGHIPLACTAEPASAAPVTGATSKCEVEFYFHNTVTRIHEDPRVTRPYDDHQWACMVALGRQVDQDLAAGDVRLTQGGEPTFVSIDDMDGPEWTVAADGPHKRERARDLTQRLWQHFAPGGLLHYGQGKWYPGEALPRWALACYWRKDGTALWREPALLADFDRDYGHDLAAAQRLAQALTGHLGVPAQYLMPAFEDVFHYLLQEGRLPADVDPHTADLKDPAERRRLAELLGRGLGEPTGFVLPLHWDYRGGGWRSGPWPLRRERLYLVPGDSPLGLRLPLDSLPWEAEREEPQPAQLFEPKPALGDYYGEVARRYSQLTATPTPPQQAPADEHDEAAPAKVIHTALCVEARHGRLHIFLPPLTELEHYIELMAAIEASAATCGLPVVLEGYEPPRDGRLERLAVTPDPGVIEVNIHPAASWDALVQNTTTLYALAREARLGTEKFMLDGRHTGTGGGNHITLGAATPTDSPVLRRPDLLRSLLTYWQHHPGLSFLFSGLFIGPTSQAPRVDEARHDSLYELDIAFQQMPDGEAAAPWLVDRLLRNLLVDLTGNTHRAEFCIDKLYAPGSASGRLGLLELRAFEMPPHAQMSLFQALLLRALVARFWAAPYRQPLVRWGSGLHDRFMLPHYVTADLRAVLAELREAGYAFQDDWLDPFVEFRFPRYGTVQVGDLTLELRAALEPWHVMGEEATAGGTARYVDSSVERLQVRLTGATDGRYLVACNGRRVPLQSTGTHGEQVAGVRYRAWNPPSALHPTIGPHAPLVLDIIDTWNGRAVGGCTYHVAHPGGRNYDTFPINAYEAEGRRIMRFWNYGHTPGAITPPPAVAGLGQFLPPGSLPAPLAPPPEPINPDYPLTLDLRWQPT; translated from the coding sequence ATGGCCATCCGCGTCGCCCTGGAACACCACACCGAATACCGCTTCGACCGGCCCGTCGACATCCACCCGCACGTGCTGCGCCTGCGTCCGGCGCCGCACAGCCGCACGCCGATCAGCGCCTACAGCCTGCGCATCGAGCCGGCGGAGCACTTCATCAACTGGCAGCAGGACCCGTTCGGCAATTACCTGGCGCGGCTGGTGTTCCCCAAGCCGGCGCGCAAGCTCAGCATCACGGTGGAGGTGATCGCCGATCTGGCCACCATCAACCCGTTCGATTTCTTCGTCGAGGAATACGCCGAGAAATATCCGTTCACCTACGCCCCGGCGCTGCACACCGAACTGCTGCCGTACCTGCTGGTCACCGAAAAAGGCCCGCTGCTCGGCGCCTGGCTGGCGAGCTTCGATCGCACGCCACGGCCGATCAACGATTTTCTGGTGGATCTGAACCAGCGCCTGCAGCGGGACATCGCCTACAGCGTGCGCATGGAGCCGGGCGTGCAGACCTGCGAGCAGACGCTCGAACGGGGCATCGGCTCGTGTCGCGACACCGGCTGGCTGCTGGTGCAGATCCTGCGCCACCTGGGCCTGGCCGCACGCTTCGTGTCCGGCTACCTGGTGCAGCTGACGGCCGACATCAAGTCCCTGGATGGCCCGTCCGGCCCCGAGCAGGACTTCACCGACCTGCACGCCTGGGCCGAGGTGTACGTGCCGGGCGCCGGCTGGCTGGGACTCGATCCGACCTCCGGCCTGTTCGCCGGCGAGGGCCACATTCCGCTCGCCTGCACCGCCGAGCCGGCCAGCGCCGCGCCGGTCACCGGTGCCACCAGCAAGTGCGAGGTCGAGTTCTATTTCCACAATACCGTGACGCGCATCCACGAGGACCCGCGCGTCACCAGGCCCTACGACGACCATCAATGGGCCTGCATGGTCGCGCTCGGGCGCCAGGTGGACCAGGACCTGGCCGCCGGGGACGTGCGCCTGACCCAGGGCGGCGAACCGACCTTCGTGTCCATCGACGACATGGATGGTCCCGAGTGGACCGTCGCCGCCGACGGCCCGCACAAGCGCGAGCGCGCCCGCGACCTGACGCAGCGCCTGTGGCAACACTTCGCCCCCGGCGGCCTGCTGCACTACGGCCAGGGCAAGTGGTACCCGGGCGAGGCGCTGCCGCGCTGGGCGCTGGCCTGCTACTGGCGCAAGGACGGCACGGCCCTGTGGCGGGAGCCGGCCCTGCTGGCCGATTTCGACCGCGACTACGGCCACGACCTGGCCGCGGCGCAGCGCCTGGCGCAGGCGCTGACCGGGCACCTGGGCGTGCCGGCGCAGTACCTGATGCCCGCCTTCGAGGACGTGTTCCATTACCTGTTGCAGGAGGGCCGGCTGCCGGCCGACGTCGACCCGCACACGGCCGACCTGAAAGACCCGGCCGAGCGCCGGCGGCTGGCCGAGTTGCTGGGCCGCGGCCTGGGCGAGCCGACCGGCTTCGTGCTGCCGCTGCACTGGGACTACCGCGGCGGCGGCTGGCGTTCCGGTCCCTGGCCGCTGCGTCGGGAGCGGCTGTATCTGGTGCCGGGGGACTCGCCGTTGGGGCTGCGCCTGCCGCTCGACAGCCTGCCCTGGGAAGCCGAGCGAGAAGAGCCGCAGCCGGCGCAGTTGTTCGAACCCAAGCCGGCACTGGGCGATTACTACGGCGAAGTCGCGCGCCGCTACAGCCAGCTCACCGCCACGCCGACCCCGCCGCAGCAGGCACCTGCCGACGAGCACGACGAGGCCGCGCCGGCAAAGGTCATCCACACCGCGCTGTGCGTAGAGGCCCGCCACGGCCGGCTGCACATCTTCCTGCCACCGTTGACCGAACTGGAGCACTACATCGAGTTGATGGCCGCCATCGAGGCCAGCGCCGCCACCTGCGGCCTGCCGGTGGTGCTGGAGGGCTATGAGCCGCCGCGCGACGGGCGCCTGGAGCGCCTGGCGGTCACGCCGGACCCGGGCGTCATCGAGGTCAACATCCACCCGGCGGCGAGCTGGGACGCGCTGGTCCAGAACACCACCACGCTGTATGCACTGGCCCGCGAGGCGCGCCTGGGCACCGAAAAGTTCATGCTCGACGGGCGCCACACCGGCACCGGCGGCGGCAACCACATCACGCTGGGCGCCGCCACGCCGACCGACAGTCCGGTGCTGCGCCGACCGGACCTGCTGCGCAGCCTGCTGACCTACTGGCAACACCACCCGGGGCTGTCGTTCCTGTTCTCGGGCCTGTTCATCGGCCCCACCAGCCAGGCGCCGCGCGTCGACGAGGCCCGCCACGACAGCCTGTACGAGCTCGACATCGCCTTTCAGCAGATGCCGGACGGGGAGGCCGCGGCGCCGTGGCTGGTGGACCGCCTGCTGCGCAACCTGCTGGTGGACCTGACCGGCAACACGCACCGGGCGGAGTTCTGCATCGACAAGCTGTACGCGCCCGGCAGCGCCAGCGGGCGTCTGGGGCTGCTCGAGCTGCGCGCCTTCGAGATGCCGCCGCACGCCCAGATGTCGCTGTTCCAGGCGCTGCTGCTGCGCGCGCTGGTGGCGCGTTTCTGGGCCGCGCCCTACCGCCAGCCGCTGGTGCGCTGGGGCAGCGGCCTGCACGACCGCTTCATGCTGCCGCACTACGTGACCGCCGACCTGCGCGCCGTGCTGGCCGAACTGCGGGAGGCCGGTTATGCGTTTCAGGACGACTGGCTGGACCCGTTCGTCGAGTTCCGCTTCCCGCGCTACGGCACCGTGCAGGTGGGCGACCTGACGCTGGAGCTGCGCGCGGCGCTGGAACCCTGGCACGTGATGGGCGAGGAGGCCACGGCCGGCGGCACGGCGCGCTACGTCGATTCCTCGGTCGAGCGCCTGCAGGTGCGCCTCACCGGCGCCACCGACGGCCGCTATCTGGTGGCCTGCAACGGCCGGCGGGTGCCGCTGCAATCGACTGGCACGCATGGCGAACAGGTGGCCGGCGTGCGCTACCGGGCCTGGAACCCGCCCTCGGCGCTGCACCCGACCATCGGCCCGCACGCGCCGCTGGTGCTGGACATCATCGACACCTGGAACGGCCGCGCGGTGGGCGGTTGCACCTATCATGTGGCCCATCCGGGCGGGCGCAACTACGACACCTTCCCGATCAACGCCTACGAGGCCGAGGGTCGCCGCATCATGCGTTTCTGGAATTACGGCCACACACCGGGCGCCATCACGCCCCCGCCGGCGGTGGCCGGACTGGGCCAGTTCCTGCCGCCCGGCAGTCTGCCGGCGCCGCTGGCGCCGCCGCCCGAGCCGATCAATCCCGACTATCCGCTCACCCTGGACCTGCGCTGGCAGCCGACCTGA
- a CDS encoding alpha-E domain-containing protein, which translates to MLSRVAERVYWMARYLERAENTARLVSVYANLLLDLPKGYTVGWHTLITITGIEEPFRKHYEQADERSVVRFLLTDAHNTSSVLSALAGARENVRTTRDLFPAEAWEAVNELHLFAREHALGGVNRSQRHDYLAQIVHGCQQLAGLLAGTLSHDAAYDFVRLGRNLERADMTTRILDVGVTTLQEQDDGAAALLSTLWINVLRSLSAYQMYRRHVRASVNGRDVSAFLLGDAQFPRSVRYCVDELDAALRRLPRSEAPLHRIAHISRLLTETDPRAIDREALHGFIDDLQLELGQVHDAIAGTWFPAPPG; encoded by the coding sequence ATGCTGTCGCGGGTCGCCGAGCGCGTGTACTGGATGGCGCGCTATCTGGAGCGGGCCGAGAACACGGCGCGCCTGGTCAGCGTCTACGCCAACCTGCTGCTGGACCTGCCCAAGGGCTACACGGTCGGCTGGCACACGCTGATCACCATCACCGGCATCGAGGAGCCGTTTCGCAAGCACTACGAGCAGGCCGACGAGCGCAGCGTGGTGCGCTTCCTGCTGACCGACGCGCACAACACCTCGTCGGTGCTGTCGGCGCTGGCAGGCGCCCGCGAGAACGTGCGCACCACGCGCGACCTGTTCCCGGCCGAGGCCTGGGAGGCGGTCAACGAACTGCACCTGTTCGCCCGCGAGCACGCACTGGGCGGCGTCAATCGCAGCCAGCGGCACGACTATCTGGCGCAGATCGTCCACGGTTGCCAGCAGCTGGCCGGTTTGCTCGCCGGCACGCTCAGCCACGACGCGGCCTATGACTTCGTGCGCCTGGGCCGCAACCTGGAGCGCGCCGACATGACCACGCGCATCCTGGACGTGGGCGTCACCACCCTGCAGGAGCAGGACGACGGCGCCGCCGCCCTGCTGTCGACATTGTGGATCAACGTGCTGCGCTCGCTGTCGGCCTACCAGATGTATCGCCGGCACGTGCGGGCATCGGTCAATGGCCGCGACGTGTCGGCCTTCCTGCTGGGCGATGCGCAGTTTCCGCGTTCGGTGCGCTACTGCGTGGACGAGCTGGACGCCGCCCTGCGCCGTCTGCCGCGCAGCGAGGCGCCGCTGCACCGAATCGCCCACATCAGCCGCCTGCTGACCGAGACCGACCCCAGGGCCATCGACCGCGAGGCGCTGCACGGCTTCATCGACGACCTGCAACTGGAACTGGGGCAGGTCCACGACGCCATCGCCGGCACCTGGTTCCCGGCCCCGCCGGGCTGA
- a CDS encoding circularly permuted type 2 ATP-grasp protein: MRIDWNHYDPGSHFDELLAAAGQPRAAARGLAQYLRSLSDADLAARKAAAELAIVEMGITFTVYSEGQNIDRAWPFDIIPRVIPAREWTQVERGLRQRLTALNHFIDDIYGDQKIIRDKVFPADVLAQSKNFRPQCVGVRPAYGVWAHICGSDLVRDSDGTVYVLEDNLRVPSGVSYMLENRVVMKRVFPELFETQAILPVDAYPTQLFDTLAAISPRPLDYPQVAVLTPGIYNSAYFEHAFLAQRMGAELVEGGDLTVGDDDCVYMHTIRGLQRVDVIYRRVDDLFLDPEVFNPDSQLGVPGLMRAWHKGTVALANAPGAGVADDKVVYAYVPDMIRYYLGEDAIIPNVPTFLCHEPKSLDHVLANLDKLVVKPANESGGYGLLIGPHASRKERAEFATRLKADPRNYIAQPTLDLSTVPTLCDGRLEPRHVDLRPFVLQADKTHVTAGGLTRVALRKGSLVVNSSQGGGSKDTWIVAEADT, translated from the coding sequence ATGCGTATCGACTGGAACCACTACGACCCCGGCTCGCATTTCGACGAACTGCTGGCGGCCGCCGGCCAGCCGCGCGCCGCTGCACGCGGGCTGGCACAGTACCTGCGCTCGCTGTCGGATGCGGACCTGGCCGCCCGCAAGGCGGCCGCGGAGCTGGCCATCGTCGAGATGGGCATCACCTTCACCGTCTACTCGGAAGGTCAGAACATCGATCGCGCCTGGCCGTTCGACATCATCCCGCGCGTCATCCCGGCCCGCGAGTGGACGCAGGTCGAGCGCGGCCTGCGCCAGCGCCTGACGGCGCTGAACCATTTCATCGACGACATCTACGGCGACCAGAAGATCATCCGCGACAAGGTGTTCCCGGCCGACGTGCTGGCGCAGTCCAAAAACTTTCGCCCGCAGTGCGTGGGCGTGCGCCCGGCCTACGGCGTGTGGGCGCACATCTGCGGCAGCGATCTGGTGCGCGACAGCGACGGCACGGTGTACGTGCTGGAGGACAACCTGCGCGTGCCGTCGGGCGTGTCGTACATGCTCGAGAACCGCGTGGTGATGAAGCGCGTGTTCCCGGAGCTGTTCGAGACGCAGGCCATCCTGCCGGTGGACGCCTACCCGACGCAGCTGTTCGACACCCTGGCCGCCATCTCGCCGCGGCCGCTGGACTACCCGCAGGTGGCGGTGCTCACGCCCGGCATCTACAACTCCGCCTACTTCGAGCACGCCTTCCTGGCCCAGCGCATGGGCGCCGAGCTGGTGGAGGGCGGCGATCTGACGGTCGGCGACGACGACTGCGTCTACATGCACACCATCCGCGGCCTGCAGCGGGTGGACGTGATCTACCGGCGCGTGGACGACCTGTTTCTGGACCCGGAGGTATTCAACCCGGACTCGCAGCTTGGCGTACCCGGCCTGATGCGCGCCTGGCACAAGGGCACCGTGGCGCTGGCCAACGCCCCCGGTGCCGGCGTGGCCGACGACAAGGTGGTGTATGCCTACGTGCCGGACATGATCCGCTACTACCTGGGCGAGGACGCCATCATTCCGAACGTGCCGACCTTCCTGTGCCACGAGCCCAAATCCCTGGACCACGTGCTGGCCAATCTGGACAAGCTGGTGGTCAAGCCGGCCAACGAGTCCGGCGGCTATGGCCTGCTGATCGGCCCGCATGCCAGCCGCAAGGAGCGCGCCGAGTTCGCGACGCGCCTGAAGGCCGACCCGCGCAACTACATCGCCCAGCCGACGCTCGATCTGTCGACGGTGCCAACGCTGTGCGACGGGCGCCTGGAACCGCGCCACGTGGACCTGCGCCCGTTCGTCCTGCAGGCCGACAAGACCCATGTCACGGCCGGTGGCCTGACGCGGGTGGCGCTGCGCAAGGGCTCGCTGGTGGTCAACTCCTCCCAGGGCGGCGGCAGCAAGGACACCTGGATCGTCGCCGAGGCCGATACCTGA
- a CDS encoding DMT family transporter, translating to MSRTFIARHPHVALGSLILIWGVGYPIMKIGLGYCPPLLFAGLRAVGGGLLLTGLALHHDGLPDLAGTWPALLVSALFNVLLFFGLSTLSVQLLPAGIASVVLYLQPIFIAGLAHLWLGERLTRTKMAGLLLGFGGVAAIMVHGMEGSLSPAGIAYGVGSAAAWALGTVGFKRAAPRSILWFIALPFLLGGLLIVASGLAFGERWTDIAWTPGFMLVLAYGAAVGLALSWTLWLALVAVGEASRMAGNTFLVPLVSVAAGTLFLGEPLTATLAVGALAVMAGVYLVNRPAVAA from the coding sequence GTGTCGCGCACCTTCATTGCCCGCCACCCGCACGTGGCCCTCGGCAGCCTGATCCTGATCTGGGGCGTCGGTTACCCGATCATGAAAATCGGCCTCGGTTACTGCCCGCCGCTGCTGTTTGCCGGGTTGCGCGCGGTGGGCGGCGGCCTGCTGCTGACCGGACTGGCCCTGCACCACGACGGGCTGCCCGATCTGGCCGGCACCTGGCCGGCGCTGCTGGTGAGTGCGCTGTTCAACGTGCTGCTGTTCTTCGGCCTGTCGACGCTGTCGGTGCAGCTGCTGCCGGCCGGCATCGCCTCGGTGGTGCTGTACCTGCAGCCGATCTTCATCGCCGGCCTGGCGCACCTATGGCTGGGCGAGCGGCTGACGCGCACCAAAATGGCCGGCCTGCTGCTCGGCTTCGGCGGCGTAGCGGCCATCATGGTGCACGGCATGGAAGGCTCCCTGTCGCCGGCCGGGATCGCCTATGGCGTCGGCTCCGCGGCCGCCTGGGCGCTGGGCACGGTGGGCTTCAAGCGGGCGGCGCCGCGCTCGATCCTGTGGTTCATCGCGCTGCCGTTTTTGCTCGGCGGATTGCTGATCGTCGCCAGTGGACTGGCCTTCGGAGAACGCTGGACCGACATCGCCTGGACGCCAGGCTTCATGCTGGTGCTGGCCTACGGCGCGGCGGTCGGGCTGGCGCTGTCGTGGACACTGTGGCTGGCGCTGGTGGCCGTCGGCGAGGCCTCGCGCATGGCCGGCAACACCTTCCTGGTGCCGCTGGTGTCGGTGGCCGCCGGCACGCTGTTTCTGGGTGAACCATTGACCGCCACGCTGGCCGTGGGCGCACTGGCCGTCATGGCCGGGGTGTACCTGGTCAACCGGCCGGCAGTGGCCGCCTGA
- a CDS encoding HIRAN domain-containing protein, whose product MALSLHPARLLARLPQLFVAEPDIPPLHLSLAGFQYHRAEGIWPFLRPGLELRLRREPWNRHDPLAVAVYYRREKLGYLPRTDNAAVARWLDQGRTLRASIAGLAEGGYPRGRVQLRVQLTHGAPVLS is encoded by the coding sequence ATGGCCCTGTCGCTGCATCCTGCCCGTTTGCTCGCCCGCTTGCCGCAGCTGTTCGTAGCCGAGCCGGACATCCCGCCGCTGCACCTGTCGCTGGCCGGCTTCCAGTACCACCGCGCCGAGGGCATCTGGCCGTTCCTGCGGCCGGGTCTGGAACTGCGCCTGCGCCGCGAGCCCTGGAACCGCCACGATCCGCTGGCGGTGGCGGTGTACTACCGGCGCGAGAAGCTCGGCTACCTGCCGCGCACCGACAACGCTGCCGTCGCCCGCTGGCTGGACCAGGGCCGAACGCTGCGGGCGAGCATTGCCGGCCTGGCCGAGGGCGGCTACCCGCGCGGCCGCGTGCAGCTGCGCGTGCAATTGACCCACGGCGCGCCCGTACTGTCCTGA
- the galE gene encoding UDP-glucose 4-epimerase GalE: MRLLVTGGAGYIGSHVTRQLVEAGHDVTVYDNLGSGFRWATLGAPLVEADLADTARLDATLAAGRFEAVLHFAAHIVVPESVADPLKYYANNTRNTLGLLQALLRHGVRRLVFSSTAAVYGTPEHIPVSESAPLLPINPYGASKLMSERMISDLAATGALDHVTLRYFNVAGADPGGRLGQATPAATHLIKVACELACGKRERIDVFGTDYPTPDGTCVRDYIHVEDLARAHVLALDHLAAGGQSLTLNCGYGHGYSVREVLAAVERQHGQALTVRDTDRRPGDPAALVADSSRIRSALGWQPQHDDLDFIVRTALDWERSLPRAG; the protein is encoded by the coding sequence ATGCGTCTGCTCGTCACCGGTGGCGCCGGCTATATCGGCAGCCACGTCACCCGGCAACTGGTCGAAGCCGGCCACGACGTGACCGTGTACGACAACCTGGGCAGCGGCTTTCGCTGGGCCACGCTGGGGGCGCCGCTGGTCGAGGCCGATTTGGCCGACACGGCGCGCCTGGATGCGACGCTCGCCGCCGGCCGCTTCGAGGCGGTGCTGCACTTCGCCGCCCACATCGTGGTGCCCGAGTCGGTGGCCGACCCGCTCAAGTACTACGCCAACAACACCCGCAACACGCTCGGCCTGCTGCAGGCGCTGCTGCGCCACGGCGTGCGCCGGCTGGTGTTCTCGTCCACCGCTGCCGTGTACGGCACGCCGGAGCACATTCCGGTCAGCGAAAGCGCGCCGCTGCTGCCGATCAATCCCTACGGCGCCTCCAAGCTGATGAGCGAGCGCATGATCAGCGACCTGGCCGCCACCGGCGCCCTGGACCACGTCACGCTGCGCTACTTCAACGTGGCCGGCGCCGACCCCGGCGGGCGCCTGGGGCAGGCCACGCCGGCCGCCACGCACCTGATCAAGGTGGCCTGCGAGCTGGCCTGCGGCAAGCGCGAGCGCATCGACGTGTTCGGCACCGACTACCCGACCCCGGACGGCACCTGCGTGCGCGACTACATCCACGTCGAGGACCTGGCCCGCGCCCACGTGCTGGCGCTCGATCACCTGGCTGCGGGCGGCCAGTCGCTGACCCTCAACTGCGGCTACGGCCACGGCTACAGCGTGCGCGAGGTGCTGGCGGCAGTCGAACGGCAACACGGCCAGGCGCTCACCGTGCGCGACACCGACCGCCGCCCGGGCGATCCGGCCGCCCTGGTGGCCGACAGCAGCCGCATCCGCAGCGCGCTCGGCTGGCAGCCGCAGCACGACGACCTGGATTTCATCGTCCGCACCGCGCTCGATTGGGAACGCAGCCTGCCGCGAGCCGGCTGA
- a CDS encoding flagellin domain-containing protein, with protein MPQVVNSNISALNTQRNLNRSQGDLATSLQRLSSGLRINSAKDDAAGLAISDRMTAQIRGLNQAVRNANDGISVAQVAEGALGEVTNALQRIRELAVQSANDTNSADDRTSLQAEVTQLVAEIDRIAGQTKFNGKALLDGTFTGAVFHIGAYAGESITFDIAAADTATLGVDATAVDVTSQTGADAAIDAVDAALVLVDGQRGDLGAVQNRFESIIASGQVTAENVSAARSRILDADFAAETANLSRAQILQQAGTAMLAQANQQAQNVLSLLR; from the coding sequence ATGCCGCAAGTCGTAAACAGCAACATCAGCGCGCTGAACACCCAGCGCAACCTGAACCGCAGCCAGGGTGACCTGGCCACCTCCCTGCAGCGCCTGTCGTCGGGCCTGCGCATCAACAGCGCCAAGGACGACGCCGCCGGTCTGGCCATCAGCGACCGCATGACGGCGCAGATTCGCGGCCTGAACCAGGCCGTGCGCAACGCCAACGATGGCATCTCCGTCGCCCAGGTGGCGGAAGGCGCCCTCGGCGAAGTGACCAATGCCCTGCAGCGCATCCGTGAGCTGGCCGTGCAGTCGGCCAACGACACCAACAGCGCCGACGACCGTACCTCCCTGCAGGCGGAGGTCACGCAGCTGGTGGCGGAAATCGACCGCATCGCCGGCCAGACCAAGTTCAACGGCAAGGCGCTGCTGGACGGCACGTTTACCGGCGCGGTGTTCCACATCGGCGCCTACGCCGGCGAGAGCATCACCTTCGACATCGCCGCTGCGGACACCGCCACGCTGGGCGTCGACGCCACCGCCGTCGACGTCACCTCGCAGACCGGCGCGGACGCCGCCATCGACGCGGTCGATGCGGCGCTGGTGCTGGTGGACGGCCAGCGCGGCGATCTGGGCGCCGTCCAGAACCGCTTCGAGTCGATCATCGCCAGCGGTCAGGTGACGGCCGAGAACGTGTCGGCGGCCCGCTCGCGCATCCTGGACGCGGACTTCGCGGCCGAGACGGCCAACCTGTCCCGCGCGCAGATCCTGCAGCAGGCCGGCACCGCCATGCTGGCGCAGGCCAACCAGCAGGCGCAGAACGTGCTCTCACTGCTGCGGTAA
- a CDS encoding flagellar protein FlaG — protein MDVNFDPALRPPLAVPATPVAEVAALAARQVTAPAKPGLGEQQSFGQDAPAAQARAQRRAEPGESVARLQDHVQTLHRELHFRVDEATGQTVLRVVDADTGALIRQMPSQDALEKRQIIDDMQANSGLLVREQA, from the coding sequence ATGGACGTGAATTTCGATCCAGCCCTGCGCCCGCCACTGGCGGTGCCGGCCACGCCGGTGGCCGAGGTCGCCGCACTGGCGGCACGGCAGGTGACCGCGCCGGCCAAGCCGGGATTGGGTGAACAGCAGTCGTTCGGTCAGGACGCGCCTGCGGCTCAGGCACGCGCCCAGCGGCGGGCTGAGCCGGGTGAGTCGGTGGCGCGTCTGCAGGATCACGTGCAGACCCTGCACCGGGAACTGCATTTCCGGGTCGACGAGGCCACCGGCCAGACTGTGTTGCGGGTGGTGGACGCCGACACCGGCGCGCTGATCCGCCAGATGCCCAGCCAGGACGCCCTCGAGAAGCGGCAGATCATCGACGACATGCAGGCCAACAGCGGTCTGCTGGTGCGCGAGCAGGCCTGA
- the fliD gene encoding flagellar filament capping protein FliD: MATLSSGGIGSGLDVAGLVNQLISAERAPAEARLASKESGLKAQLSAFGLIRSALDKLKTALDALKSPTLLTAVAASSADATRFTASTAAGAVAGSYAVEVAALASAHKLASGAFGGPEAVVGTGTLELSLGAATASVTIDSSNNTLTGIRNAINAARDADGKPLGITATLVTSTGGTEPAGTYLLLSSTRTGAANTIAVNQSGGDGGLAALQYQAGGSANGLTETQAPADAVVTIDGFTYASASNAVSGALSGVTLDLKATTTAPVTLSVAPDTAQVQPALQALVDAYNGVFSVLKAQSTFDPAAGTAAALFGDSALRSLSAQLRRGLTDPVAGSPLMASDIGLSVDKDGVLKLDDQKLATLLSSDPAALDGLLRGDAGIAGRLSTQVNGYVSSGGALRARTDGIDRRLGDIADQREALADRLANLERRYLRQFNALDGLLAQMQSTGNFLTQQLAALPGAGSADK; encoded by the coding sequence GTGGCAACACTCAGTTCCGGCGGCATCGGCTCCGGCCTCGATGTGGCCGGGCTCGTCAATCAGCTGATCAGCGCCGAACGCGCGCCGGCAGAAGCGCGCCTGGCGAGCAAGGAATCCGGCCTCAAGGCGCAACTGTCGGCTTTCGGGCTGATTCGCAGCGCCCTCGACAAGCTCAAAACGGCGCTCGACGCGCTCAAGTCGCCGACCCTGCTGACTGCGGTCGCGGCCAGCTCGGCGGACGCTACGCGCTTTACCGCCAGCACGGCGGCCGGCGCGGTGGCCGGCAGCTACGCGGTCGAGGTGGCGGCCCTGGCCAGCGCCCACAAGCTGGCTTCGGGCGCCTTCGGCGGGCCCGAGGCGGTGGTCGGCACCGGCACGCTCGAACTGTCACTGGGCGCTGCCACCGCCAGCGTCACCATCGACAGCAGCAACAACACCCTGACCGGCATCCGCAATGCCATCAATGCGGCGCGCGACGCCGACGGCAAGCCGCTGGGCATTACCGCCACGCTGGTCACCAGCACCGGCGGCACCGAGCCGGCCGGCACCTACCTGCTGCTGAGCTCCACCAGGACCGGCGCGGCCAACACCATCGCCGTGAACCAGAGCGGCGGCGACGGCGGCCTGGCGGCGCTGCAGTACCAGGCCGGTGGCAGCGCCAACGGCCTGACCGAAACGCAGGCGCCGGCCGACGCCGTGGTCACCATCGACGGCTTCACGTACGCCAGCGCCAGCAATGCCGTCAGCGGCGCCCTCAGTGGCGTCACGCTCGATCTGAAGGCCACCACCACGGCGCCGGTGACGCTCAGCGTGGCGCCCGACACGGCGCAGGTGCAGCCGGCATTGCAAGCCCTGGTGGATGCCTACAACGGCGTGTTCAGCGTGCTCAAGGCGCAGAGCACCTTCGATCCGGCGGCCGGCACGGCGGCGGCGCTGTTCGGCGACTCCGCCCTGCGCAGCCTGTCGGCCCAGCTGCGCCGCGGCCTGACCGACCCCGTGGCCGGTTCGCCCCTGATGGCCAGCGACATCGGGCTGTCGGTGGACAAGGACGGCGTGCTGAAGCTCGACGATCAGAAGCTCGCGACGCTGCTGTCCAGCGACCCGGCAGCGCTCGACGGCCTGTTGCGGGGCGACGCGGGCATCGCCGGGCGCCTGTCGACGCAGGTCAACGGCTATGTGTCATCGGGCGGCGCGCTGCGGGCGCGCACCGACGGCATCGACCGGCGCCTCGGGGACATCGCCGACCAGCGCGAGGCCCTGGCGGACCGCCTGGCGAACCTCGAACGGCGTTACCTGCGCCAGTTCAACGCGCTCGACGGACTGCTGGCGCAGATGCAGTCCACCGGAAATTTCCTTACCCAGCAACTTGCCGCTTTACCCGGCGCCGGATCGGCCGATAAGTAG